From Actinosynnema mirum DSM 43827, a single genomic window includes:
- a CDS encoding acyltransferase → MTSMWGSSTWSRWRGARRDPAQARFLTLASLRWVLRHRAYTPWYLVRYWRLLRFRVANPHVVLRGMVFLGKKVEIHCRPGFGRLEIGRWVHIGDGNAIRCHEGSLRIGDKAVFGKDNTVNCYLDVEIGAATLVADWVYVCDFDHVTSDVTLPIKDQGIVKSPVRIGPDCWLGAKVTVTRGTRIGRGCVLGAHAVVRGDVPDYKIAVGIPARVVRDRRADYEAGAETRAAVADMARKAREALEKSRADE, encoded by the coding sequence ATGACCAGCATGTGGGGCTCGTCCACGTGGTCGCGGTGGCGGGGCGCGCGCCGCGACCCCGCGCAGGCCCGCTTCCTCACCCTCGCCTCGCTGCGCTGGGTGCTGCGGCACCGCGCCTACACCCCGTGGTACCTGGTGCGGTACTGGCGGCTGCTGAGGTTCCGCGTCGCCAACCCGCACGTGGTGCTGCGCGGCATGGTGTTCCTCGGCAAGAAGGTGGAGATCCACTGCAGGCCGGGGTTCGGGCGGCTGGAGATCGGGCGCTGGGTGCACATCGGCGACGGCAACGCCATCCGGTGCCACGAGGGGTCGCTGCGGATCGGCGACAAGGCGGTGTTCGGCAAGGACAACACGGTCAACTGCTACCTGGACGTGGAGATCGGGGCCGCCACCCTGGTCGCGGACTGGGTCTACGTCTGCGACTTCGACCACGTGACGAGCGACGTCACCCTGCCGATCAAGGACCAGGGGATCGTGAAGTCCCCGGTGCGGATCGGGCCGGACTGCTGGTTGGGCGCCAAGGTCACCGTCACGCGGGGGACGCGGATCGGGCGCGGGTGCGTGCTCGGGGCGCACGCGGTGGTGCGCGGGGACGTCCCGGACTACAAGATCGCCGTGGGCATCCCGGCGCGGGTGGTGCGGGACCGGCGCGCGGACTACGAGGCGGGCGCGGAGACGCGGGCCGCGGTGGCGGACATGGCGCGCAAGGCGCGCGAGGCGCTGGAGAAGTCGCGGGCGGACGAGTAG
- a CDS encoding class I SAM-dependent methyltransferase: MTVEPLPLTGERTAPGIEAENYWFRRHEAAYLALLRHCAGAVVLEAGCGEGYGAALIADRADRVVALDYDAQTAAHAARAYPGLTVVRGNLADLPLRAASVDVVANLQVIEHLWDQEGFLAECARVLRPGGRLLVTTPNRITFSPGRDTPLNPFHTRELAPAELADLLTGAGFEVEELTGLRHGPRLRALDKRFGGSIIDAQVAVVVDDNPWPADLLAAVAGVTADDFEITPEEMDASLDLVAVAVRP; this comes from the coding sequence GTGACCGTCGAGCCCCTTCCCCTCACCGGCGAGCGGACCGCGCCCGGCATCGAGGCAGAGAACTACTGGTTCCGACGGCATGAGGCGGCGTACCTAGCCCTGCTGCGGCACTGCGCGGGAGCGGTCGTGCTGGAGGCCGGGTGCGGCGAGGGCTACGGCGCCGCGCTCATCGCCGACCGCGCGGACCGGGTGGTGGCGCTCGACTACGACGCGCAGACCGCCGCCCACGCCGCCCGCGCCTACCCCGGTCTGACCGTGGTGCGCGGCAACCTCGCCGACCTGCCGCTGCGCGCGGCGAGCGTGGACGTGGTGGCGAACCTCCAGGTGATCGAACACCTGTGGGACCAGGAGGGCTTCCTGGCCGAGTGCGCGCGGGTGCTGCGCCCCGGCGGGAGGCTGCTGGTCACCACCCCCAACCGGATCACCTTCTCCCCCGGCCGCGACACCCCCCTGAACCCGTTCCACACCAGGGAGCTGGCCCCCGCCGAGCTGGCCGACCTGCTCACCGGCGCCGGGTTCGAGGTCGAGGAGCTGACCGGCCTGCGGCACGGCCCCCGGTTGCGCGCGCTGGACAAGCGGTTCGGCGGCTCGATCATCGACGCCCAGGTCGCGGTCGTGGTCGACGACAACCCGTGGCCCGCCGACCTGCTGGCCGCCGTCGCGGGCGTGACCGCCGACGACTTCGAGATCACCCCCGAGGAGATGGACGCCAGCCTGGACCTGGTGGCCGTGGCGGTCCGCCCGTGA
- a CDS encoding protein-tyrosine phosphatase family protein — translation MVVELPDGAVVTGRGLRGGPPEVEPGYGLYLGGARLRAAHDAALTWPHEWVDWPDFLLPRDGGAAARLIHDLHRRALAGEAVEVACGGGNGRTGTVLACLAVLSGVPRGEAVAWTRAHYRKHAVETPWQKRWVLRFPVSPDR, via the coding sequence GTGGTGGTCGAGTTGCCCGATGGCGCGGTGGTCACCGGTCGCGGCCTGCGCGGCGGGCCGCCCGAGGTCGAACCGGGGTACGGGCTGTACCTGGGCGGCGCGCGGCTGCGGGCGGCGCACGACGCGGCGCTGACGTGGCCGCACGAGTGGGTCGACTGGCCGGACTTCCTGCTGCCGCGCGACGGCGGCGCGGCGGCGCGGCTGATCCACGACCTGCACCGGCGGGCGCTGGCGGGCGAGGCGGTGGAGGTCGCGTGCGGTGGCGGGAACGGTCGCACGGGGACGGTGCTCGCGTGCCTGGCCGTGCTGTCCGGCGTGCCGCGCGGGGAGGCGGTGGCGTGGACTCGGGCGCACTACCGCAAGCACGCGGTGGAGACGCCGTGGCAGAAGCGGTGGGTGCTGCGGTTCCCGGTGAGTCCCGACCGGTGA
- a CDS encoding GNAT family N-acetyltransferase, with protein sequence MTQPQLLVSTGSTAERSAGYSLLVARDGDEVVAAQRLRHRVFAEEMGAALSTPVPGLDIDPFDEFCDHLVVRDDATGEIVGTYRMLPPERAREAGGLYSDTEFDLTALDGLRPQIVETGRSCVHPDHRSGAVVSLVWAGIARYMLLSGHSWLVGCASVPLSDGGAHAAGVWDQVSAKNLAPEEHRVVPRSPWDVDAVVRGGRVAAPPLLKGYLRLGAWVCGRPAHDPAFGVADLFVLLSMDRVDQRYLKFFLGEVG encoded by the coding sequence ATGACGCAGCCGCAACTGCTTGTCAGCACCGGGAGCACCGCCGAGCGCAGCGCCGGCTACTCCCTCCTGGTCGCCAGGGACGGCGACGAGGTCGTCGCCGCGCAACGCCTGCGGCACCGGGTCTTCGCCGAGGAGATGGGCGCGGCCCTGAGCACCCCCGTCCCCGGCCTCGACATCGACCCCTTCGACGAGTTCTGCGACCACCTCGTGGTCCGCGACGACGCCACCGGCGAGATCGTGGGCACCTACCGGATGCTGCCGCCGGAGCGGGCGCGCGAGGCGGGCGGCCTCTACTCCGACACCGAGTTCGACCTGACCGCGCTCGACGGCCTGCGCCCGCAGATCGTCGAGACCGGCCGGTCCTGCGTGCACCCCGACCACCGCTCCGGCGCGGTCGTCTCCCTGGTGTGGGCCGGGATCGCCCGGTACATGCTGCTGTCCGGGCACTCCTGGCTGGTCGGCTGCGCCTCGGTGCCGCTGAGCGACGGCGGCGCGCACGCGGCGGGCGTGTGGGACCAGGTGTCGGCCAAGAACCTCGCCCCCGAGGAGCACCGGGTCGTGCCGCGCTCGCCGTGGGACGTGGACGCGGTCGTGCGCGGCGGCCGGGTCGCCGCGCCGCCGCTGCTCAAGGGGTACCTGAGGCTCGGCGCGTGGGTGTGCGGGCGGCCCGCGCACGACCCGGCGTTCGGCGTGGCGGACCTGTTCGTGCTGCTGTCCATGGACCGGGTCGACCAGCGGTACCTGAAGTTCTTCCTGGGCGAGGTCGGCTGA
- a CDS encoding electron transfer flavoprotein subunit alpha/FixB family protein, with amino-acid sequence MPEVLVLVDHVDGEVKKVTHELLSAARRIGDPAAVVVGSPGVTGKVKDSLARYGAVKVYAAESADADALLVTPKVDALQAVAATASPAAVLISATLEGKEVAGRLAVRLGSGLLYDAVDVDADGSVTQSVFGGAFVVKAKSTRGVPVIAVRPGAVEAEEAPAEATEVAVELPAADAAKVTRVTGREVLVGGDRPELTEATVVVAGGRGVGSAEKFDVVEKLADVLGAAVGASRAAVDSGYYPHQFQVGQTGKTVSPQLYIALGISGAIQHRAGMQTSKTIIAVNKDPEAPIFEIADYGVVGDLFTVVPQLTGEVEKRKG; translated from the coding sequence ATGCCTGAGGTCCTGGTCCTCGTCGACCACGTCGACGGCGAGGTCAAGAAGGTCACCCATGAGCTGCTATCCGCCGCGCGCCGTATCGGCGACCCGGCCGCGGTGGTGGTCGGATCGCCCGGCGTCACGGGCAAGGTGAAGGACTCCCTGGCCCGCTACGGCGCGGTCAAGGTCTACGCGGCCGAGTCCGCCGACGCGGACGCCCTCCTGGTCACCCCGAAGGTCGACGCCCTGCAGGCCGTCGCCGCCACCGCCTCCCCGGCCGCCGTGCTGATCTCGGCGACGCTGGAGGGCAAGGAGGTCGCGGGTCGGCTGGCCGTGCGGCTGGGCTCCGGCCTGCTGTACGACGCGGTCGACGTGGACGCCGACGGCTCCGTGACGCAGTCCGTCTTCGGCGGCGCGTTCGTGGTCAAGGCCAAGTCCACCAGGGGCGTGCCGGTCATCGCCGTGCGCCCCGGCGCCGTCGAGGCCGAGGAGGCCCCGGCCGAGGCGACCGAGGTCGCCGTGGAGCTGCCCGCCGCCGACGCCGCCAAGGTCACCAGGGTGACCGGCCGCGAGGTCCTGGTCGGCGGCGACCGGCCCGAGCTGACCGAGGCGACCGTCGTCGTCGCGGGCGGCCGGGGCGTCGGCAGCGCGGAGAAGTTCGACGTCGTGGAGAAGCTCGCGGACGTGCTCGGCGCGGCCGTCGGCGCCTCCCGCGCGGCGGTCGACTCCGGTTACTACCCGCACCAGTTCCAGGTCGGCCAGACCGGCAAGACGGTGTCGCCGCAGCTGTACATCGCGCTCGGCATCTCCGGCGCGATCCAGCACCGGGCCGGGATGCAGACCTCGAAGACCATCATCGCGGTCAACAAGGACCCGGAGGCCCCGATCTTCGAGATCGCGGACTACGGCGTGGTGGGCGACCTGTTCACCGTCGTCCCGCAGCTGACCGGCGAGGTCGAGAAGCGCAAGGGCTGA
- a CDS encoding lysophospholipid acyltransferase family protein, translated as MAAHAWMPLSPCGDGCVAEGATVGRARAVLRFAGLAGVLAAGALVAPVVLVLRGRAREAVLRGWFRLMVRASGVGMRVVGERRFQGTPGRGVLVVANHVSWLDELVVDSVQPIRIVAKRDIRSWPVLGWIITAARTVYLDRERLRLLPGTVAELAAALRSGAAVGVHAEGTTWCGSESGPFRPALFQAALDAGVPVRPVALRYLRGGVATTRPAYVGADGLVDAIWRVVRTGGLVVEVHVLDEIAPGRAADRRELAALAQSATERVLPPGAAVGAGHRAVVAARAPGMVAPGVPARVVLSPAVLPPGAASAEVVVPRRGRSGRRRLSRKG; from the coding sequence ATGGCCGCGCACGCCTGGATGCCCCTCTCGCCGTGCGGCGACGGGTGCGTGGCCGAGGGCGCGACGGTCGGCAGGGCGCGGGCGGTGCTGCGGTTCGCCGGGCTGGCGGGCGTGCTGGCCGCCGGGGCGCTCGTGGCGCCGGTCGTGCTGGTGCTGCGCGGGCGGGCGCGGGAAGCGGTGCTGCGCGGGTGGTTCCGGCTGATGGTGCGGGCCTCCGGGGTCGGGATGCGCGTGGTGGGGGAGCGGCGGTTCCAGGGCACGCCGGGGCGCGGGGTGCTCGTGGTCGCCAACCACGTGTCCTGGTTGGACGAGCTGGTCGTCGACTCGGTGCAGCCCATCCGGATCGTCGCCAAGCGCGACATCCGGTCGTGGCCGGTGCTCGGCTGGATCATCACCGCCGCGCGCACCGTCTACCTGGACCGGGAGCGGCTGCGGCTGCTGCCGGGGACCGTCGCGGAGCTGGCGGCGGCGCTGCGGTCCGGGGCGGCGGTGGGGGTGCACGCGGAGGGGACGACCTGGTGCGGCAGCGAGTCGGGGCCGTTCCGGCCCGCGCTGTTCCAGGCCGCGCTCGACGCGGGCGTGCCGGTGCGGCCGGTGGCGCTGCGGTACCTGCGCGGCGGGGTGGCGACCACGCGGCCCGCGTACGTGGGGGCGGACGGGCTGGTGGACGCGATCTGGCGGGTGGTGCGGACCGGCGGGCTGGTCGTGGAGGTGCACGTGCTGGACGAGATCGCGCCCGGCCGCGCGGCCGACCGGCGGGAGCTGGCGGCGCTGGCGCAGTCGGCCACCGAGCGGGTGCTGCCGCCAGGGGCGGCGGTGGGGGCGGGGCACCGGGCCGTCGTGGCGGCGCGGGCTCCGGGGATGGTCGCGCCGGGTGTTCCGGCCCGGGTGGTCCTGTCGCCGGCGGTCCTGCCGCCGGGCGCGGCGAGCGCCGAGGTGGTCGTCCCGCGTCGGGGCAGGAGCGGTCGGCGGCGGCTGAGCCGGAAGGGCTGA
- a CDS encoding glycosyltransferase family 4 protein produces MRVLMLSWEYPPVVVGGLGRHVHALADRLVRAGHEVVVLCRQPEGTDAVTHPTEDVVLGGVRVVRVAEDPAHLVFERDLVAWVLAMGHAMTRAGLALLLEGWRPDVVHAHDWLVTHPAVALAEASQAPLVATVHATEAGRHSGWLSQTLNQQVHSVEWWLANRADELITCSAAMRAEVAHLFEVEPGGITVLHNGIEPKRWRVRAADVEAARGRHSPDGAPVLLFFGRLEWEKGVQDLIAALPRVRRRHPGTRLVVAGTGTHREWLVEQARKQKVKRAVEFAGHLSDRELAAAIASAAAVVLPSRYEPFGIVALEAAAAGAPLVASTAGGLGEVVLDGETGLSFPPGDVDALARAVCAVLDDRAAAGRRAKAAKARLATDFDWGTIAEGTVEVYRAAVVRERGALGRPKIGTGNVFL; encoded by the coding sequence ATGCGCGTGCTGATGCTGTCGTGGGAGTACCCGCCGGTGGTCGTCGGGGGGCTGGGCAGGCACGTGCACGCGCTGGCCGACCGGCTGGTCAGGGCCGGGCACGAGGTCGTGGTGCTGTGCAGGCAGCCCGAGGGCACCGACGCGGTCACCCACCCGACCGAGGACGTGGTGCTCGGCGGGGTGCGGGTGGTGCGGGTCGCGGAGGACCCGGCGCACCTGGTGTTCGAGCGGGACCTGGTGGCGTGGGTGCTCGCGATGGGCCACGCGATGACCCGCGCGGGGCTGGCGCTGCTGCTCGAGGGCTGGCGGCCGGACGTGGTGCACGCGCACGACTGGCTGGTGACGCACCCGGCGGTCGCGCTGGCCGAGGCGTCGCAGGCGCCGCTGGTGGCGACCGTGCACGCGACCGAGGCCGGGCGGCACAGCGGGTGGCTGTCGCAGACGCTGAACCAGCAGGTGCACTCGGTGGAGTGGTGGCTGGCGAACCGCGCGGACGAGCTGATCACCTGCTCGGCGGCGATGCGGGCCGAGGTGGCGCACCTGTTCGAGGTCGAGCCGGGCGGGATCACCGTGCTGCACAACGGGATCGAGCCGAAGCGGTGGCGGGTGCGCGCGGCGGACGTCGAGGCGGCGCGCGGCAGGCACTCGCCGGACGGGGCGCCGGTGCTGCTGTTCTTCGGCAGGCTGGAGTGGGAGAAGGGCGTGCAGGACCTGATCGCCGCCCTGCCTCGGGTGCGGCGCAGGCACCCCGGCACGCGGCTGGTCGTGGCGGGCACGGGCACGCACCGCGAGTGGCTGGTCGAGCAGGCGCGCAAGCAGAAGGTGAAGCGGGCGGTGGAGTTCGCCGGGCACCTGTCCGACCGGGAGCTGGCGGCGGCGATCGCGTCGGCGGCGGCGGTCGTGCTGCCCAGCCGCTACGAGCCGTTCGGGATCGTGGCGCTGGAGGCGGCGGCTGCGGGAGCGCCGCTGGTGGCGTCGACGGCGGGCGGGCTGGGCGAGGTCGTGCTGGACGGGGAGACCGGGCTGTCGTTCCCGCCGGGGGACGTGGACGCGCTGGCGCGGGCGGTGTGCGCGGTGCTGGACGACCGGGCCGCCGCGGGGCGGCGGGCGAAGGCGGCGAAGGCGCGGCTGGCGACGGACTTCGACTGGGGGACCATCGCGGAGGGGACGGTCGAGGTGTACCGGGCGGCGGTGGTGCGCGAGCGCGGCGCGCTCGGCAGGCCGAAGATCGGGACGGGGAACGTGTTCCTGTAG
- a CDS encoding electron transfer flavoprotein subunit beta/FixA family protein — MNIVVLVKQVPDTWSERKLSDADHTLDRDAADAVLDEINERAVEEALVLQAEHGGEVTVLSMGPDRATDAIRKALSMGADKAIHVSDPALHGSDALTTAKVLAKALATVEFDLVVAGNEATDGRAGAVPAILAELLGLPQLTHVRKVTVEGGVVKAVRETDEGVAHLEASLPAVLSVNEKINEPRYPSFKGIMAAKKKPVTTLTASDLGLGADEVGLGAAWTQVVEAAPKPPRTAGQRVEDEGDGGSKIAEYLVGQKLI; from the coding sequence ATGAACATTGTCGTCCTGGTCAAGCAGGTGCCCGACACCTGGTCCGAGCGCAAGCTCAGCGACGCCGACCACACCCTCGACCGCGACGCCGCGGACGCCGTGCTCGACGAGATCAACGAGCGCGCCGTCGAGGAGGCGCTGGTCCTCCAGGCCGAGCACGGCGGCGAGGTGACGGTCCTCTCGATGGGTCCCGACCGTGCGACCGACGCCATCCGCAAGGCCCTCTCCATGGGCGCGGACAAGGCGATCCACGTGTCCGACCCCGCGCTGCACGGCTCCGACGCGCTCACCACCGCCAAGGTCCTCGCGAAGGCGCTGGCGACGGTCGAGTTCGACCTCGTCGTCGCGGGCAACGAGGCGACCGACGGCCGCGCGGGCGCCGTGCCCGCCATCCTGGCCGAGCTGCTGGGCCTGCCCCAGCTCACGCACGTCCGCAAGGTCACCGTCGAGGGCGGCGTGGTCAAGGCCGTCCGGGAGACCGACGAGGGCGTCGCGCACCTGGAGGCGAGCCTCCCGGCCGTGCTGAGCGTCAACGAGAAGATCAACGAGCCCCGGTACCCGTCCTTCAAGGGCATCATGGCCGCGAAGAAGAAGCCGGTGACCACCCTCACCGCCTCGGACCTCGGTCTGGGCGCGGACGAGGTCGGTCTCGGCGCCGCGTGGACGCAGGTCGTCGAGGCGGCTCCCAAGCCGCCGCGCACCGCCGGTCAGCGCGTCGAGGACGAGGGCGACGGCGGTTCCAAGATCGCCGAGTACCTCGTCGGCCAGAAGCTCATCTGA
- a CDS encoding DegV family protein — protein sequence MYRRVAIVTDSAACLPERVTDQMGIGVVQIQVRLGDRTDDEARVPVAELVAAMRSGTPVSTAPPDPGAFFWTYSDLAAAGAQAVVSVHVSGALSRTFEAAREAATQARVPVTVVDSGTAGTSLGYAVLAAAAAARAGGDAARVADAARRTAGRCTEVIYVDTLEFLRRGGRVGTAAALLGSAFAVKPLLTVEGGRIVPLERVVGGERALRRAVDVAVRRAGEFEVDVAVEHFDAAERAQSVLDELRGRVPRVRQAMLAPVSSAVGAHVGPGAIGVTVSPV from the coding sequence ATGTACCGGAGAGTTGCCATCGTCACCGACTCGGCCGCGTGCCTGCCCGAGCGCGTCACCGACCAGATGGGCATCGGCGTCGTGCAGATCCAGGTGAGGCTCGGCGACCGGACGGACGACGAGGCGCGCGTCCCGGTGGCCGAGCTGGTGGCCGCGATGCGCTCGGGAACACCCGTGAGCACGGCCCCGCCGGACCCCGGCGCGTTCTTCTGGACCTACTCGGACCTCGCGGCGGCGGGCGCGCAGGCGGTGGTGTCGGTGCACGTGTCGGGTGCGCTGTCCCGCACCTTCGAGGCGGCGCGCGAGGCGGCGACGCAGGCGCGGGTGCCGGTGACCGTGGTGGACAGCGGGACGGCCGGGACGAGCCTGGGGTACGCGGTGCTCGCGGCGGCAGCGGCGGCGCGCGCCGGCGGGGACGCGGCTCGGGTCGCGGACGCGGCTCGGCGGACGGCGGGGCGCTGCACCGAGGTGATCTACGTGGACACGCTGGAGTTCCTGCGGCGCGGTGGGCGGGTCGGGACGGCGGCGGCGCTGCTCGGGTCGGCGTTCGCGGTGAAGCCGCTGCTGACCGTGGAGGGCGGGCGGATCGTGCCGCTGGAGCGGGTCGTCGGCGGGGAGCGGGCGCTGCGGCGGGCCGTGGACGTGGCGGTGCGGCGGGCGGGCGAGTTCGAGGTGGACGTCGCGGTGGAGCACTTCGACGCGGCCGAGCGGGCCCAGTCGGTGCTGGACGAGCTGCGCGGGCGGGTGCCGAGGGTGCGGCAGGCGATGCTCGCGCCGGTCAGCTCGGCGGTCGGGGCCCACGTCGGGCCGGGGGCCATCGGTGTGACCGTTTCGCCGGTTTAG
- a CDS encoding 1,4-alpha-glucan branching protein domain-containing protein gives MTGAEGTFCLVLHSHLPWLAHHGAWPVGEEWLYQAWAHSYLPVVDLLERFAAEGRRDVLTLGVTPVLAAQLDDPYSLRGVHDWLGNWQLRAHGAAPRLPELAAREHRESAVALERFEGRWRHGFSPLLRPLVDSGVVELLGGPAAHPFQPLLDERLRAFALETGLRDTALRLGSRPAGIWAPECGYAPGMERGYAAAGVRRFLVDGPSLGNQTWAARRVGDSDVVCFGRDLEVSYRVWSPRVGYPGHPDYRDFHTYDHASGLKPSRVTGVEVAPQDKRPYDPEAARAAVRGHTEDFVGAVVARLRELRAAHGREALVVAAYDTELYGHWWHEGPLWLESVLRALPEAGVRVTTLRGAVEAGHVVGSVEVPASSWGAGKDWNTWGGPQVADFVHANAELQRELLGLELGGAVRDPVADQAVREALLSLSSDWAFMVTKDSAADYARYRAKAHAERFRELAVEIRAARGGSDLGRVDRARGRAAELRALSGPFGHLDARAL, from the coding sequence GTGACCGGCGCCGAGGGCACGTTCTGCCTGGTGCTGCACAGCCACCTGCCGTGGCTCGCGCACCACGGGGCGTGGCCGGTCGGCGAGGAGTGGCTCTACCAGGCGTGGGCGCACTCGTACCTGCCGGTGGTGGACCTGCTGGAGCGGTTCGCCGCCGAGGGCAGGCGGGACGTGCTCACCCTCGGCGTCACGCCGGTGCTGGCCGCGCAGCTGGACGACCCGTACTCGCTGCGCGGCGTCCACGACTGGCTGGGCAACTGGCAGCTGCGCGCCCACGGGGCCGCGCCGAGGCTGCCGGAGCTGGCAGCCCGCGAGCACCGCGAGTCCGCGGTGGCGCTGGAGCGGTTCGAGGGCCGGTGGCGGCACGGGTTCTCCCCGCTGCTGCGCCCCCTGGTCGACTCGGGCGTGGTGGAGCTGCTCGGCGGACCGGCCGCGCACCCGTTCCAGCCGCTGCTCGACGAGCGGCTGAGGGCGTTCGCGCTGGAGACCGGGCTGCGGGACACCGCGCTGCGGCTCGGCTCGCGACCAGCGGGGATCTGGGCCCCGGAGTGCGGGTACGCGCCGGGCATGGAGCGCGGGTACGCGGCGGCGGGCGTGCGGCGGTTCCTGGTGGACGGGCCGTCGCTCGGGAACCAGACGTGGGCGGCCAGGCGGGTCGGCGACTCGGACGTGGTGTGCTTCGGGCGGGACCTGGAGGTGTCGTACCGGGTGTGGTCGCCGAGGGTCGGCTACCCCGGCCACCCCGACTACCGGGACTTCCACACCTACGACCACGCCAGCGGGCTCAAGCCGTCGCGGGTGACCGGGGTCGAGGTGGCCCCGCAGGACAAGCGGCCGTACGACCCGGAGGCCGCGCGGGCCGCGGTGCGGGGGCACACCGAGGACTTCGTGGGCGCGGTCGTGGCGCGGCTGCGGGAGCTGAGGGCGGCGCACGGGCGCGAGGCGCTGGTGGTCGCCGCGTACGACACCGAGCTGTACGGGCACTGGTGGCACGAGGGGCCGCTGTGGCTGGAGTCGGTGCTGCGCGCGCTGCCCGAGGCGGGGGTGCGGGTGACGACGCTGCGCGGCGCGGTCGAGGCCGGGCACGTGGTGGGGTCGGTGGAGGTCCCGGCGTCGTCGTGGGGCGCGGGCAAGGACTGGAACACCTGGGGCGGGCCGCAGGTGGCGGACTTCGTGCACGCGAACGCCGAGCTGCAGCGGGAGCTGCTGGGGCTGGAGCTGGGCGGGGCGGTGCGGGACCCGGTCGCGGACCAGGCGGTGCGGGAGGCGCTGCTGTCGCTGTCGAGCGACTGGGCGTTCATGGTGACCAAGGACAGCGCGGCGGACTACGCGCGGTACCGGGCGAAGGCGCACGCGGAGCGGTTCCGGGAGCTGGCGGTCGAGATTCGGGCGGCGCGCGGGGGTTCGGACCTCGGGCGGGTCGACCGGGCGCGGGGGCGGGCGGCGGAGCTGCGGGCGCTGTCCGGGCCGTTCGGGCACCTGGACGCGAGGGCGCTGTGA